One region of Gouania willdenowi chromosome 13, fGouWil2.1, whole genome shotgun sequence genomic DNA includes:
- the napab gene encoding N-ethylmaleimide-sensitive factor attachment protein, alpha b, which translates to MDNSGKEKEAAALMAEAEKKVRSSQSFFGAMFGGSSKVEEACDMLVRAANMYKMAKNWCAAGNAFSKAAHLHLQMQSKHDAATNFIDAGNAFKKADPQEAINCLNRAIEIYTDMGRFTIAAKHHITIAEIYETELVDIDKAVAHYEQAADYYKGEESTSSANKCLLKVATYAAQLEQYPKAIEIYEQVGTYAMDSTLLKYSAKDHFFKAALCHFCIDMLNAKLAVQKYEEMFPAFSDSRECKLLKKLLDAFEEQNVEAYTDSVKEFDTISRLDQWLTTMLLRIKKTIQDDESDLR; encoded by the exons ATGGACAACAGCGGGAAAGAGAAAGAAGCGGCTGCGCTGATGGCGGAGGCCGAGAAGAAAGTCAGGTCGTCGCAGTCGTTCTTCGGTGCCATGTTTGg GGGTTCCTCCAAAGTGGAAGAGGCCTGCGACATGTTGGTGAGAGCAGCCAACATgtacaaaatggccaaaaactGGTGTG CGGCGGGAAACGCCTTCTCCAAAGCCGCTCACCTTCACCTGCAGATGCAGAGCAAACACGACGCAGCGACAAACTTTATAGACGCGGGAAATGCCTTCAAAAAAGCTGATCCACAAG AGGCAATAAACTGCTTAAACAGAGCTATTGAAATTTACACCGATATG GGTCGTTTCACCATCGCAGCTAAACATCACATCACTATCGCTGAAATATACGAGACAGAGTTGGTGGACATCGACAAG gctGTCGCTCATTATGAACAAGCAGCAGATTATTACAAAGGCGAAGAATCCACCAG TTCAGCGAACAAGTGCCTTCTGAAAGTAGCCACGTACGCCGCTCAGCTGGAGCAGTATCCAAAAGCTATTGAAATCTACGAGCag GTGGGAACCTATGCAATGGACAGCACGCTGCTGAAATACAGCGCCAAGGACCATTTCTTCAAGGCAGCGCTCTGTCACTTCTGTATAGACATGCTTAATGCTAAA CTCGCTGTGCAGAAGTACGAGGAAATGTTCCCGGCCTTTTCAGATTCAAGAGAGTGCAAGTTGTTGAAG AAACTTCTGGATGCTTTTGAAGAACAGAACGTGGAAGCTTACACTGATTCG GTGAAGGAGTTTGACACCATTTCCCGGTTGGACCAGTGGCTCACCACCATGCTGCTCCGCATCAAGAAAACCATTCAGGATGACGAGAGCGACCTTCGCTGA